In Lotus japonicus ecotype B-129 chromosome 5, LjGifu_v1.2, one genomic interval encodes:
- the LOC130719643 gene encoding uncharacterized protein LOC130719643, which produces MRRLNLSPKWISLVQSCLEPSRVFVLVNGSPTDEFCMELGMRQGDPMAPFLFLIVAEGLNALLRQAVNLNLFSGYRFGNSEGEMVSILQYADDTLFIGEATRRNVFTVNSILRCFELSSDLKVNFNKSKLVGISMEDRELQVMANILNCRILDLPFSYLGLPVGGNPRRISFWDPVIAKLKCRLSNRRSNLSDARSGRASSWWKDIVISCCDPHDSWWFDEAISQQIRAGNSVRFWHDSWLGDDSLVARYSRLFLISAQPNHLVNQMGSWEDEPIGLESALGAPP; this is translated from the exons atGCGGAGACTAAACTTAAGTCCCAAATGGATATCATTAGTACAAAGCTGTCTTGAACCTTCTAGAGTTTTTGTACTTGTTAATGGAAGCCCGACCGACGAATTTTGCATGGAATTGGGTATGCGCCAAGGTGATCCAATGGCTCCATTTCTCTTCTTGATAGTGGCTGAAGGTTTGAACGCTTTGCTGCGACAAGCAGTAAATTTAAACCTGTTTTCTGGTTATCGATTTGGAAATTCTGAAGGGGAGATGGTCTCAATTTTACAATACGCTGATGACACCTTGTTTATCGGGGAAGCTACACGCCGGAATGTTTTTACTGTAAATTCAATTCTGCGTTGCTTTGAACTTTCCTCCGATTTGAAGGTAAATTTCAATAAAAGCAAATTGGTGGGAATCTCTATGGAGGACCGAGAGCTTCAGGTCATGGCTAATATTCTGAATTGTCGAATTTTGGATCTCCCCTTTAGCTATTTGGGTCTTCCCGTTGGCGGTAATCCTAGAAGGATTTCTTTTTGGGATCCTGTGATTGCTAAACTGAAATGCAGGCTTTCAAATAGGCGCA GTAATCTGTCTGATGCAAGGTCGGGTAGAGCTTCATCATGGTGGAAGGACATTGTTATTTCCTGTTGTGATCCTCATGATTCGTGGTGGTTTGATGAGGCCATTTCACAACAAATCAGGGCTGGTAATTCAGTAAGATTTTGGCATGACTCTTGGCTAGGTGATGATTCTCTTGTGGCCCGGTACAGTAGACTTTTCTTGATTTCTGCTCAACCGAATCATCTGGTTAATCAAATGGGATCTTGGGAGGATGAACCGATTGGTTTGGAATCTGCATTGGGAGCGCCGCCTTGA
- the LOC130718398 gene encoding LOB domain-containing protein 29-like — protein sequence MSGSGSSSSSGSPCGACKFLRRKCVRGCVFAPYFCHEQGATHFAAIHKVFGASNVSKLLSYLPVSDRCEAAVTISYEAQARLQDPIYGCVSHIFSLQQQVVNLQAQLAYLKEQAAQTGLNASSNESPNEKYLEKPNNAFPQDLQSWFQMENSNMGSEFSPNLSNNYAATQYYGNNTLMDLNPIGNNYQNSGVKDENSSFSSFEECSNSMSYDMQINSRTWGFDEAEDLHSVAFGYS from the exons ATGAGTGGATCGGGTTCGAGTTCGAGTTCCGGTTCTCCTTGTGGAGCTTGCAAATTCTTAAGAAGGAAATGTGTGAGAGGTTGTGTTTTTGCACCTTATTTTTGCCATGAACAAGGTGCAACCCATTTTGCAGCCATTCATAAAGTCTTTGGTGCAAGCAATGTGTCAAAGCTCCTCTCTTACCTCCCTGTGAGTGACCGTTGTGAAGCTGCAGTCACAATCTCATATGAAGCTCAAGCTAGGCTTCAGGATCCAATTTATGGCTGTGTTTCCCATATCTTTTCCCTCCAACAGCAG GTGGTCAACTTACAAGCACAGCTAGCTTATCTCAAAGAACAAGCAGCTCAGACTGGTCTCAATGCCTCTTCCAATGAAAGCCCTAATGAAAAATATTTGGAAAAACCTAATAATGCTTTCCCCCAAGATCTTCAAAGTTGGTTCCAGATGGAAAATTCTAACATGGGTTCAGAATTTTCTCCAAACTTGTCCAATAATTACGCGGCAACGCAATATTATGGGAACAATACCTTAATGGATCTAAATCCTATTGGGAATAATTATCAAAATTCAGGAGTCAAGGATGAAAACAGCTCATTTTCTAGCTTTGAGGAGTGTTCAAATTCCATGTCCTATGACATGCAAATAAACAGTAGGACTTGGGGATTTGATGAAGCGGAGGACCTACATTCAGTGGCTTTTGGATACAGTTGA